A window from Nitrosopumilus adriaticus encodes these proteins:
- a CDS encoding TIGR00725 family protein has translation MVKKRQILVIGHNTNGCTPEHEKIAYDVGMEIAKSNSVLICGGLGGVMTAAAHGASDGGGLTIGIIPQNDPSMANEFCDIVIPTGMGLARDFLNALSADGVIIIGGGSGTLSETAAAYMYKKPMVAIRNLGGPVVPFIDGFIDQRENVKIIGVDTAQEAVKKILELITA, from the coding sequence GTGGTAAAGAAAAGACAGATCTTAGTTATTGGCCATAACACAAATGGTTGTACTCCTGAACACGAAAAAATCGCATATGATGTTGGCATGGAAATTGCAAAATCAAACTCTGTGTTGATTTGTGGTGGGCTAGGTGGGGTAATGACAGCAGCAGCTCATGGTGCAAGTGATGGTGGTGGTTTGACTATTGGGATAATTCCACAAAATGACCCTTCTATGGCAAATGAATTCTGTGATATTGTAATTCCAACTGGAATGGGTCTTGCTCGTGATTTTCTTAATGCACTAAGTGCAGATGGTGTAATAATTATTGGTGGGGGTTCTGGAACTCTATCTGAGACGGCTGCTGCATACATGTACAAAAAACCAATGGTTGCAATTAGAAATTTGGGTGGACCTGTTGTGCCATTTATTGATGGGTTTATTGATCAGAGAGAAAATGTCAAAATCATTGGGGTTGATACTGCTCAAGAAGCAGTCAAGAAAATTTTAGAATTAATTACTGCATAG
- the tuf gene encoding translation elongation factor EF-1 subunit alpha translates to MADKPHLNLIVTGHIDNGKSTTMGHFLMDLGVVDERTIAAHGAESEKTGKGDTFKYAWVMDNIKDERERGITIDLAFQKFESPKYFFTLIDAPGHRDFIKNMITGASEADAAILVLSAKEGETDTAIAAGGQAREHAFLLKTLGVSQLIVAINKMDAVEYKEDAFKAAKEKGEKLVKSVGYKLENVPFIPVSGWKGDNLVKKTENMPWYSGKTLLEAFDDFTVTEKPVGKPLRVPIQDVYTITGVGTVPVGRVETGIMKANQKIIVMPSGAQGEIKSIETHHTEMPSAEAGDNIGFNLRGIEKKDIKRGDVLGTPDAPPNVAKEFKAQIIVIHHPTAIAPGYTPVMHAHTAQVAATVTEFLQKINPATGAVEEENPKFLKVGDSAIVKIRPVRPTCIETFQEFPEMGRFALRDMGATIAAGIVKEITEEYKP, encoded by the coding sequence ATGGCAGATAAACCCCACTTGAACCTGATTGTTACAGGACATATTGATAATGGAAAATCAACTACTATGGGTCATTTTTTGATGGATCTTGGAGTTGTAGATGAAAGAACTATTGCAGCTCACGGTGCAGAATCCGAGAAGACCGGAAAAGGTGACACCTTCAAGTATGCATGGGTAATGGATAATATTAAAGACGAAAGAGAAAGAGGAATTACAATCGATTTAGCTTTCCAAAAGTTTGAGTCTCCAAAGTACTTCTTTACTTTGATTGATGCTCCTGGTCACAGGGACTTTATTAAAAACATGATTACAGGCGCTTCTGAAGCAGATGCTGCCATCTTAGTACTTTCTGCAAAAGAAGGTGAAACTGACACTGCAATTGCAGCAGGTGGACAAGCAAGAGAACACGCTTTCTTGCTCAAGACACTTGGTGTAAGCCAACTAATTGTTGCAATTAACAAGATGGATGCAGTTGAATACAAAGAAGACGCATTCAAAGCAGCCAAAGAGAAAGGCGAAAAATTAGTAAAATCTGTAGGTTACAAACTAGAGAACGTACCATTCATTCCAGTTTCTGGATGGAAAGGTGATAACTTGGTTAAGAAAACCGAGAACATGCCATGGTACTCTGGTAAAACACTACTTGAAGCATTTGATGACTTTACAGTAACTGAGAAACCCGTAGGTAAACCACTACGTGTACCAATTCAAGACGTTTACACCATTACAGGTGTTGGTACAGTTCCAGTAGGAAGAGTTGAAACCGGTATAATGAAAGCTAACCAAAAAATCATTGTTATGCCTTCTGGTGCTCAAGGTGAAATCAAATCTATTGAAACTCACCATACAGAAATGCCATCTGCAGAAGCAGGTGATAACATTGGTTTTAACCTCAGAGGTATTGAAAAGAAAGATATCAAGAGAGGCGATGTACTTGGAACTCCTGATGCACCACCAAATGTTGCAAAAGAATTCAAAGCACAAATTATAGTCATTCATCACCCAACAGCAATTGCTCCTGGTTACACACCAGTAATGCACGCACACACAGCACAAGTCGCAGCAACTGTTACTGAGTTCCTCCAAAAGATCAACCCAGCAACTGGTGCAGTTGAGGAAGAAAATCCAAAGTTCCTCAAAGTTGGTGACTCTGCAATTGTTAAAATCCGACCGGTGAGACCAACATGTATTGAAACATTCCAAGAATTCCCTGAAATGGGTAGATTTGCACTCAGAGATATGGGTGCAACTATTGCAGCAGGAATCGTTAAGGAAATTACCGAAGAGTACAAACCATAG
- a CDS encoding DUF47 domain-containing protein, with amino-acid sequence MYSGELEVQAKRKAIAVLQDEINRILNAARELATLPELMMKKDKTGIKNALEQISTIEEEVESLRRKITREVADVGGLIMNRENLLNTAYTMDEIAGYITGISFKLSNVKPATLKSSKLDQDITKLIELVVDEVYKLNEIIRSLNTNTANAIELAQETQTIEREIDIKYRDATIKLLNEVSSTKELMLIKDVIEGIEEMSDKCQRVSDSFILLALSL; translated from the coding sequence ATGTATAGCGGAGAGCTTGAAGTTCAAGCAAAAAGAAAGGCTATAGCAGTTTTACAAGACGAAATTAACAGAATTCTAAATGCTGCCAGAGAACTGGCTACACTTCCTGAGCTTATGATGAAAAAAGATAAGACAGGAATAAAAAATGCATTAGAGCAAATTTCAACCATTGAGGAAGAAGTAGAGAGTCTAAGAAGAAAGATCACAAGAGAAGTGGCAGACGTTGGAGGATTAATCATGAACAGAGAAAATCTTCTAAATACTGCATATACAATGGATGAAATTGCAGGATACATCACAGGTATTTCGTTTAAGCTATCAAACGTAAAACCAGCTACTCTAAAAAGTTCAAAACTTGATCAAGACATCACCAAACTAATCGAACTTGTTGTTGATGAAGTCTACAAGTTAAATGAAATCATTAGAAGCCTAAACACAAACACTGCAAATGCGATTGAATTAGCTCAAGAAACACAGACTATAGAGAGAGAAATAGACATCAAATACAGAGATGCTACAATTAAACTTCTCAACGAAGTGTCATCTACTAAAGAATTGATGTTGATCAAAGATGTGATTGAAGGAATCGAAGAGATGTCAGACAAGTGTCAGAGGGTATCAGATTCTTTCATATTATTAGCATTGAGTCTATAG
- a CDS encoding C2H2-type zinc finger protein, which produces MGFFKKIKCEKCDKKFSKQEEMMNHMQIIHGKDLQYDCKECNRFFSNMEDMRTHLQREHSYKKDR; this is translated from the coding sequence TTGGGATTCTTTAAGAAAATAAAATGTGAAAAGTGCGATAAGAAATTTTCAAAGCAAGAAGAGATGATGAATCACATGCAAATAATTCACGGTAAGGATTTGCAATATGATTGCAAAGAATGCAATAGATTTTTCTCAAATATGGAAGATATGAGAACACATTTGCAAAGAGAGCACAGTTACAAAAAAGACAGATAG
- a CDS encoding ATP-dependent DNA ligase, protein MEFSILAEAFYKMESTRKRLELTQFLVELFEKTPHDVIAKIVYLLQGKLRPDFEGVELGVAEKLAIRAISKSSGSTIKKIEDEYRKGGDLGQAASIIMEQKTQTTFLVEDITIERVYETLFKIANLEGSRSQDMKMKYISSLLNDANPLEASYILKILLGTLRLGVAENTVMDALAIAFSGSKENRKSLEHAYSVSSDLGKVAEVIATKGIEGMEKFEIVLFNPIRPMLADRVKSEEEAMEKMGEEFAAEYKLDGERVQLHIEGDKVVLYSRSLENISSYYPDIIEKIPKAIQADNIILEAEAVAMNENTGEFLPFQELMHRRRKYKIEKAVTQYPISVNLFDILYCNGKSCLELSYKDRREKLEKVVKEDEFVKYIPMAIVKNENEVEDFMENSINAGSEGLMLKMLDKPYQAGSRGNYWLKLKREYQNELGDSLDLVVIGGFFGKGRRTGSYGTLLLATYDEDEDTFPSICKVGTGFSDESLDQLYQILHPKVTIKKNPRIISEMEADVWFEPELVIEVVASEITLSPIHKAAKDVIRKGAGLALRFPKFTGKIRVEKAVEDASTNEEVITLYKGQKKVAHDKNLM, encoded by the coding sequence ATGGAGTTTTCTATTTTAGCTGAAGCTTTTTACAAAATGGAATCAACTAGAAAAAGATTAGAGTTGACACAATTTCTAGTAGAATTGTTTGAAAAAACTCCACATGATGTTATTGCAAAGATTGTTTACTTGCTACAAGGAAAGTTAAGACCAGATTTTGAAGGTGTAGAATTAGGAGTAGCTGAAAAGCTAGCAATAAGGGCAATTTCAAAATCATCAGGAAGTACAATTAAAAAAATTGAAGACGAGTATAGAAAGGGAGGAGACTTGGGACAAGCTGCATCAATAATAATGGAGCAAAAAACACAGACAACGTTTCTTGTAGAGGACATTACAATAGAAAGAGTATATGAAACATTATTCAAGATTGCAAACCTAGAAGGTTCACGCTCTCAAGACATGAAAATGAAATACATTTCAAGTCTACTAAATGATGCAAACCCATTAGAGGCAAGTTACATTCTGAAAATTTTGTTAGGGACGTTAAGACTGGGAGTTGCAGAAAATACTGTAATGGACGCATTGGCAATAGCATTCTCGGGCAGTAAAGAAAATAGAAAAAGTTTGGAGCATGCATATAGTGTCTCAAGTGACTTGGGAAAAGTTGCCGAAGTAATTGCAACAAAAGGAATTGAGGGAATGGAGAAGTTTGAAATTGTTTTATTTAATCCAATTAGGCCAATGCTTGCAGACAGAGTAAAGAGCGAAGAAGAGGCAATGGAGAAGATGGGAGAAGAATTTGCAGCAGAGTACAAGTTAGACGGGGAAAGGGTGCAACTCCACATTGAGGGAGACAAAGTTGTATTGTATTCAAGAAGCCTAGAGAATATCTCAAGCTATTATCCAGACATCATAGAGAAAATCCCAAAAGCAATTCAAGCAGACAATATTATTTTAGAGGCAGAAGCTGTAGCAATGAATGAAAACACTGGAGAGTTTCTTCCTTTTCAAGAATTAATGCACAGAAGAAGAAAATACAAAATAGAAAAAGCAGTAACGCAGTATCCAATATCTGTGAATTTATTTGATATTCTATATTGTAACGGGAAAAGCTGTTTGGAGTTGAGCTACAAAGATAGAAGAGAGAAATTAGAAAAAGTCGTAAAAGAAGATGAATTTGTCAAATACATACCAATGGCAATTGTGAAAAATGAAAATGAGGTCGAAGACTTTATGGAAAACAGTATCAATGCTGGAAGCGAGGGTCTAATGCTAAAAATGCTAGACAAACCATACCAAGCAGGCTCCAGAGGAAATTATTGGCTAAAATTAAAACGAGAATACCAAAATGAATTAGGAGACAGCCTTGATCTAGTAGTCATTGGTGGATTTTTTGGTAAAGGAAGAAGAACAGGAAGTTATGGAACATTACTTTTGGCAACATATGATGAAGACGAAGATACATTTCCAAGCATCTGCAAAGTCGGAACAGGTTTTTCAGATGAATCACTAGACCAGTTATATCAAATATTGCATCCCAAAGTTACAATCAAAAAAAACCCACGCATCATTAGCGAGATGGAAGCAGATGTTTGGTTTGAACCCGAGCTTGTAATTGAAGTAGTTGCATCAGAAATTACACTGAGTCCAATTCACAAAGCTGCAAAAGATGTGATACGAAAAGGTGCAGGTCTTGCATTAAGATTTCCAAAGTTTACAGGAAAGATTAGAGTTGAAAAAGCAGTTGAAGATGCATCCACCAACGAAGAAGTGATCACACTATACAAAGGTCAGAAAAAAGTGGCACATGATAAAAATTTGATGTAA
- a CDS encoding 3-hydroxyacyl-CoA dehydrogenase, with protein sequence MAIKNITVLGSGVMGHGIAQVSATAGYNVVLRDIKQEFLDKAMEKIKWSLDKLVSKEKISKDEGDSIFSRIKPVVDLAEAVKDAELVIEVVPEIMDLKKTVYAELDKVAAPEVIFASNTSTLPITEIANTTSRPEKFIGIHFFNPPQLMKLVEVIPGEKTSQAITDLTQDYVKSVNKVAVLCRKDVPGFIINRLFIPMVHEACFVKDRTGATLEEIDSAVKFKLGFPMGIFELADFTGMDVIHKATVEMHLRDKKVINPHPLVEKMFDEKKLGQKSGEGFYKYSDDKYERVTLSEELAQKCNPIQLVANILNNAAWLVSNGASDIEEIEKAAQLGLGLKKPLFETAKKIGIKNIIDELNKLASEHGEFYKPDPLLVSMQ encoded by the coding sequence GTGGCAATTAAAAATATCACAGTTTTAGGTTCCGGCGTAATGGGTCATGGTATTGCACAAGTTTCAGCTACTGCAGGATATAATGTAGTCTTGAGAGATATCAAACAAGAATTTTTGGACAAAGCAATGGAGAAAATCAAGTGGAGTTTAGATAAACTCGTTTCTAAAGAAAAAATTTCAAAAGATGAGGGCGACTCCATCTTTTCGAGAATAAAGCCAGTTGTGGATTTAGCTGAAGCAGTAAAAGACGCAGAGTTGGTAATAGAAGTTGTTCCCGAAATTATGGATTTAAAGAAAACAGTTTATGCAGAATTAGATAAAGTTGCAGCACCAGAAGTAATCTTCGCATCAAACACAAGTACACTGCCAATCACTGAAATTGCAAACACCACATCACGTCCAGAAAAATTCATTGGAATTCACTTTTTCAATCCACCGCAATTAATGAAACTCGTAGAGGTCATCCCAGGTGAGAAAACATCACAAGCGATTACTGATTTAACTCAAGACTATGTAAAGTCCGTAAACAAAGTAGCAGTTCTATGTAGAAAAGATGTTCCAGGATTTATCATAAACAGACTATTCATTCCAATGGTTCACGAAGCTTGTTTTGTCAAAGACAGAACTGGTGCAACACTAGAAGAGATTGATTCAGCAGTAAAATTCAAACTAGGATTTCCAATGGGAATTTTTGAGCTGGCAGACTTTACTGGAATGGATGTAATTCACAAAGCAACAGTTGAGATGCACCTACGAGACAAAAAAGTAATCAACCCACACCCACTTGTAGAAAAAATGTTTGATGAGAAAAAGCTAGGACAAAAATCAGGTGAAGGATTTTACAAATATTCTGATGACAAATATGAAAGAGTAACACTTTCAGAAGAGCTAGCACAAAAGTGCAATCCGATTCAGCTTGTCGCAAATATTCTAAACAATGCAGCATGGCTTGTATCAAATGGTGCAAGTGACATTGAGGAAATTGAAAAGGCAGCTCAGTTAGGACTAGGATTGAAAAAGCCATTGTTTGAAACTGCAAAAAAGATTGGGATCAAAAATATCATAGATGAATTAAACAAGTTAGCATCAGAGCATGGCGAGTTTTACAAACCAGATCCTTTACTAGTTTCTATGCAGTAA
- a CDS encoding SDR family NAD(P)-dependent oxidoreductase, with protein sequence MLKFQNKIALVTGSGTGIGKAIATKFIEEGASVIILGRRKEPLEEAAKELERKIPQGTNSSVRIFAGVDVADETAMNNMFDTLKNENITIDYIINNAGVSGPVTCFANASLDEFKSTIGIHLTGTFWGSVQALKIMKEGGKIITISTFFTEERPLEQRPYRFRSPYTASQGAKNRLAELMSWELTDKGIISIATNPGPVHSDRIYKTVYPKAAAEFMRVSGFEDLVPTEVDEANRELLPLLGEDENIIKDGIVKAAEKLANGKDVAKLTETFTNLLNKIQTIAEKVQNNTSHMIANREFLSQGQVAESVLNLCDDEIAKIINGKVIPGDRVFYPVKPYIGTTTPGCHQPDFTGKAVVFTIDATDKADAERVEFLAQHVEKNGGKVACFISQSTSTELQEYISGKFHSHVVDIKNPDEVTKWLNTAKTNIGEILGVIHITGKLPEMSKITESSRAEWEALIAKFITTPATVAQRTLEQFVPGGTNDPRLYKDVKGAIMIIGPDLPVGRKVTGTQRGQVEVFRGALRPFTTTVNQELSDVLKSKIRMFTIFPGSVTGSEPNNQRIADAFNFLVSGNAESSSEIVFCVDESR encoded by the coding sequence ATGCTAAAATTCCAAAATAAAATTGCCCTAGTAACAGGAAGCGGAACAGGAATAGGTAAAGCCATTGCTACAAAATTCATTGAAGAAGGGGCAAGTGTAATAATTCTTGGAAGAAGAAAAGAGCCATTAGAAGAAGCTGCCAAAGAACTAGAAAGAAAGATCCCACAAGGTACAAATTCATCAGTTAGGATTTTTGCAGGAGTTGATGTTGCAGATGAAACAGCAATGAACAACATGTTTGATACGTTAAAAAATGAAAATATTACAATAGACTATATAATTAATAATGCAGGAGTATCAGGACCTGTTACTTGTTTTGCAAATGCATCACTTGATGAATTCAAAAGTACTATAGGAATTCATCTTACAGGAACATTCTGGGGTTCTGTTCAGGCATTAAAAATTATGAAAGAAGGAGGAAAAATAATTACAATTTCAACATTCTTTACTGAAGAAAGGCCATTAGAGCAAAGACCATACAGGTTTAGAAGTCCATATACAGCATCTCAAGGTGCAAAGAACAGATTAGCAGAATTAATGTCATGGGAACTAACTGATAAAGGAATCATATCAATTGCAACAAATCCAGGACCAGTTCACTCAGATAGAATTTACAAGACAGTATATCCTAAAGCAGCTGCTGAATTTATGAGAGTTAGTGGATTTGAAGATTTAGTGCCAACGGAAGTTGACGAGGCCAATAGAGAGCTACTTCCATTATTGGGAGAAGACGAGAATATAATCAAAGATGGGATTGTAAAAGCAGCTGAAAAACTTGCAAACGGAAAAGATGTTGCAAAATTAACTGAGACATTTACAAATCTATTAAATAAAATTCAAACGATTGCAGAAAAAGTTCAAAATAACACATCACATATGATTGCAAATAGAGAATTTCTATCACAAGGACAAGTTGCAGAATCAGTCCTCAATCTTTGCGATGATGAAATTGCAAAGATAATCAACGGTAAAGTAATTCCTGGAGACAGAGTATTTTATCCAGTCAAACCATACATTGGAACTACTACACCTGGTTGCCACCAACCAGATTTTACAGGAAAGGCCGTTGTCTTCACAATTGATGCAACAGATAAAGCAGATGCAGAACGAGTGGAATTTTTAGCACAGCACGTTGAGAAAAATGGCGGCAAAGTTGCATGTTTCATATCCCAATCAACTTCCACAGAACTTCAAGAATACATCAGTGGAAAATTTCACTCTCATGTTGTAGATATTAAAAATCCAGATGAAGTTACAAAATGGTTAAACACTGCAAAAACCAACATCGGAGAGATTCTAGGAGTCATCCACATTACTGGTAAACTCCCAGAGATGTCAAAAATAACAGAATCATCAAGAGCAGAGTGGGAGGCATTAATTGCAAAATTCATCACAACACCTGCAACAGTTGCACAAAGAACACTTGAACAATTTGTTCCAGGCGGAACCAATGATCCACGTCTTTACAAAGATGTAAAAGGTGCAATTATGATTATAGGTCCAGATTTACCAGTGGGCAGAAAAGTCACAGGTACACAGAGAGGACAAGTAGAGGTTTTCAGAGGAGCTTTAAGACCATTTACGACTACAGTCAATCAAGAATTAAGTGACGTCTTAAAGTCAAAAATCAGGATGTTTACAATTTTCCCAGGTTCAGTAACAGGTTCAGAGCCAAATAATCAAAGAATTGCAGATGCATTTAATTTTCTGGTATCAGGCAATGCAGAGTCATCATCAGAGATAGTTTTCTGTGTTGATGAATCAAGATAA
- the rpsJ gene encoding 30S ribosomal protein S10 — MTQTARVKLTSTSLPKLDGVCGEIMGIGKKTGVKVKGPTPLPVKRLHVATRKSPCGSGTETYEKWEMKMHRRIININADDKAIRQLMRLKIPDDVYIELSLT, encoded by the coding sequence ATGACTCAAACCGCCCGTGTAAAACTCACCTCAACCAGTCTACCAAAACTAGATGGTGTATGTGGTGAAATTATGGGTATCGGTAAAAAAACCGGTGTTAAAGTAAAAGGTCCAACTCCATTACCTGTAAAAAGATTACATGTGGCAACTAGAAAATCTCCATGCGGCAGCGGAACTGAAACTTATGAGAAATGGGAGATGAAGATGCATAGAAGAATAATCAACATCAACGCTGACGATAAAGCTATAAGACAACTCATGAGACTTAAAATCCCTGATGATGTCTACATTGAATTATCTCTGACATAA
- the fbp gene encoding fructose-1,6-bisphosphate aldolase/phosphatase, with the protein MKITVSVIKADVGGVGGHTKPSDGLIQAIRDTVKNSGDLLIDHYIGYCGDDTHIVMTHTHGVDNEKIHKLAWDAFMAGTQVAKDEGLYGAGQDLLRDSFSGNVKGMGPGVAEMEFEERPNEAFTVFAADKTEPGAFNYPIYRMFVDALSNTGLIVNKSLAAGVKINIMDVEKAQIAELELWQDKPTIEAALMYPGRYVVDSVYTKDGEPILDASTDRLHNIAGTYVGKDDPICLVRTQKNFPATEEVGSVFNNPHYVAGNTRGSHNMPLMPVKLNSAATINFCIPIVEALVFSMHNGKLTGPFDGFSTPDWDYIREIATKKAMAIRSQGFIHPATLVPSELEYAEGYRARMDVLETKMKPMEESSSSGDKKENYEDPD; encoded by the coding sequence ATGAAAATTACAGTTTCAGTTATCAAAGCAGATGTTGGTGGAGTTGGAGGACATACAAAACCAAGTGACGGACTAATTCAAGCTATTAGAGATACCGTCAAAAATTCAGGAGATTTACTTATCGATCATTACATCGGATATTGCGGAGACGACACCCACATCGTAATGACACATACTCATGGTGTAGATAATGAAAAAATTCACAAGTTAGCTTGGGATGCTTTCATGGCAGGAACCCAAGTTGCAAAAGATGAAGGTTTGTACGGAGCAGGACAAGATCTTCTACGAGATTCTTTCTCTGGAAATGTAAAAGGAATGGGTCCAGGAGTTGCAGAGATGGAGTTTGAAGAAAGACCCAATGAAGCATTTACAGTATTTGCAGCTGACAAAACAGAACCAGGCGCATTCAACTATCCAATTTACAGAATGTTTGTAGACGCACTAAGTAACACAGGATTAATTGTAAACAAGAGTCTTGCAGCGGGAGTGAAGATCAACATCATGGATGTTGAAAAAGCACAAATTGCAGAACTTGAATTATGGCAAGACAAGCCAACAATCGAAGCAGCACTAATGTATCCAGGAAGATATGTAGTAGATTCAGTATATACTAAAGACGGCGAACCAATTTTAGATGCGTCAACTGATAGATTACATAACATTGCAGGAACATATGTTGGCAAAGATGATCCTATTTGTCTAGTAAGAACTCAGAAAAACTTTCCAGCAACAGAAGAAGTTGGAAGTGTGTTTAACAATCCACATTATGTGGCCGGAAACACTAGAGGCAGTCACAATATGCCATTGATGCCCGTAAAGCTAAACTCTGCAGCTACAATCAACTTTTGCATTCCAATTGTTGAAGCATTAGTGTTTAGTATGCATAACGGGAAGCTAACTGGTCCGTTTGATGGATTCTCAACTCCTGATTGGGATTACATAAGAGAGATTGCAACAAAGAAAGCAATGGCAATCAGAAGTCAAGGATTCATTCATCCAGCAACACTTGTTCCATCAGAATTAGAATATGCTGAAGGATATAGAGCAAGAATGGATGTTCTTGAAACCAAGATGAAACCAATGGAAGAGTCATCCTCAAGCGGGGATAAAAAAGAGAATTACGAAGATCCAGATTAA
- a CDS encoding RNA polymerase Rbp10, producing MINMVEENFDEEIEETPVETFEVNYSCLRCGTNVSNTELSRLPEIKCICGFRVFTKVRPPVVKTVKAI from the coding sequence ATGATAAACATGGTTGAAGAAAATTTTGATGAGGAAATAGAAGAAACTCCTGTTGAAACATTTGAAGTAAATTACTCTTGTTTGAGATGTGGAACTAATGTCTCAAATACCGAACTTTCAAGATTACCTGAAATCAAATGTATTTGTGGATTCAGAGTATTTACCAAAGTAAGACCACCAGTAGTTAAAACTGTAAAAGCAATCTAG
- a CDS encoding HIT family protein has translation MDCIFCKIVTGEIPAKLLKETDHSISFLDAFPLAKGHILVIPKNHHQKIQDLTENENSDLFSLVHTMISKVDSISGSTLLAVHNGKDAGQEVPHVHVHLVPRSADDSAGAIHSMFNGTLKLSDSEIEEMYNKLKI, from the coding sequence ATGGATTGTATTTTTTGTAAAATTGTCACAGGGGAAATTCCTGCAAAACTTCTCAAAGAGACTGATCATTCCATATCGTTTTTAGATGCATTCCCACTTGCAAAGGGCCATATCCTTGTGATTCCAAAGAATCATCATCAAAAAATACAAGACTTGACTGAAAATGAAAACTCTGATTTATTTTCACTTGTACATACGATGATTTCAAAAGTTGATTCTATTTCTGGTTCAACTTTACTTGCAGTGCATAACGGCAAAGATGCAGGACAAGAAGTTCCACATGTTCATGTGCATTTGGTTCCACGAAGTGCCGATGATTCTGCAGGTGCCATCCACTCTATGTTTAATGGAACTCTAAAACTATCTGACTCTGAAATTGAAGAGATGTACAATAAATTAAAAATCTAA
- the endA gene encoding tRNA-intron lyase translates to MKSELIENRIIVWNIEDSRKLFSQGYYGKPIGIPKPKIEEIDAPLILDLIEGLYLLENKKITITNVKQKITVEKLTEICKKEVHEFDKKFLVYKHFRDKGYIINPGIKFGCDFAVYEKGPGIDHAPFLIQVYTRSESISATGIVLAGRLATTVRKQFILAIPKGKDKVDFLALDWWKA, encoded by the coding sequence ATGAAGAGTGAATTAATTGAAAATAGAATCATTGTTTGGAATATCGAAGATTCTCGTAAACTTTTCAGTCAAGGATATTATGGTAAACCAATTGGAATTCCAAAACCAAAAATCGAAGAGATTGATGCACCTTTAATTTTAGATTTGATTGAAGGGTTGTATCTTTTAGAAAATAAAAAAATCACAATTACTAATGTAAAACAAAAGATTACTGTAGAAAAATTAACTGAGATTTGTAAAAAAGAAGTTCATGAGTTTGATAAAAAATTTCTAGTGTACAAACATTTTCGAGATAAAGGATATATAATTAATCCAGGAATTAAATTCGGTTGCGATTTTGCAGTGTATGAAAAAGGGCCAGGCATTGATCATGCACCATTTTTAATTCAAGTTTATACCAGAAGTGAATCAATTTCAGCTACTGGAATTGTTCTTGCAGGAAGACTTGCAACAACTGTTAGAAAACAATTCATCTTGGCAATCCCTAAAGGAAAGGATAAAGTTGATTTTCTTGCGTTAGACTGGTGGAAAGCTTAA